GTCAGGGAGGAAGCCGTTCTCTTCACGAAGGGGCATGTAGTAAGGGGTGCCGCCGCAGAAGATGGTGCCCATAGAATAGACCGGGTAGGCGGGGTCGGGGACAAGGGCGATGTCGCCGGGGTCAATAAAGCACAGGGCGATATGTCCTATCCCTTCCTTGGAGCCAATGAGGGGCAGGACCTCCTTGCCCGGGTCCAACGATACGCCGAAGCGCCTTTCATACCAGCGGGCGATGGCCCGGCGCAGCTCCAGGAGGCCATCCGTCTCAGGATAGCGGTGGTTCCTGGGGTCCCGGGCCGCCTCGCAGAGGCGGTCAATGATGTGGGGAGGGGTGGGGATATCGGGGTCGCCGATGGCGAAGGATATGACCCTCTCCCCTCTGGCCCGCTTCTCCGCTATCTTCCGGGATATCTCCACGAAGAGGTATGGGGGCAGGTTTTCAACACGCCGGGCAAACTTCATAGCCAGTCCTCCGCTATTTCTCCTTCAAAGACCTGCTCCACATAGCCGGTGAGGTAGACATCGCCTTCTCCATCCCAGGAGAGGCCCAGAGTGCCCCCCGGCAGGCGGATACTGACTTCTTCCGCTACTTTGTCCAGGAGCCTGGCTGCCACCATGATGGCCGAGGCCCCGGTGCCGCAGGAGAGGGTCTCCCCCACCCCCCTCTCCCAGACCCGGGCCTCTATCTCCCGCCGGGAAACCACCCGGGCCACCTCAAAGTTGGTCCGCTGGGGGAAGAGGGGGTGGCTCTCCACCAGGGGGCCGAGCCGGGCCAGGGGGAAGGCCGATACATCTCCCCTGATAAAGGCCACGGCATGGGGGTTTCCCATGGACACCAGGCTCGCCCGCAGGACCCTCCCCCCCACCTTCAACTGATAGTCCAGGGCTTGTGTTATGTCAAGTGGCAAATCTGCGGGTATATCTTTGGGGGCGAGGCGGGGGGTGCCCATATTCACCCGGGCCCGGGCCACTTTCCCCCTTTGAAGGAAGGGGACAATGGTCTTTATCCCGGCCCTGGTCTCCACCTTGACACCGTCTCTTGGGGCCAGGCCGGCTTCCACGGCATACTTGGCGAAGCAGCGCAGGCCGTTGCCGCTGGTCTCGGCCTCGGAGCCGTCGGGGTTAAACAGGCGCATGGAAAGGTCGGCCTTCCTTGAGGACAGGACCAGGAGGAGGCCGTCGCCCCCCACCCCCAGCTGGCGGTGGCAGAGCCTCCGGGCCAGGGCAGGCCAGTCCCTCCCCGGCTGGCCCCGCCAGTCTACCAGGATAAAGTCATTCCCCGACGCCTGGAGCTTAACGAACCTCAAAGGCCTCCTTTACCAGGGCAAAGGCCCTCTCTACCTCGCCACCTCTTGCCTCCAGCCAGCTTATCCTGGGGTCATCCAGCCGGAACCAGGCGGACTGGCGGCGGGCAAAGCTGTGGGTGGCGTATTTGATGCGCTGGACCGCCTGGGGAAGGCCCGCCTCCCCCCGGAGATAGCCCATTATCTCCCGGTAGCCCACGCTGGAGAGGGCGGGGAGGGACGGGCTGTAGCCCTTGTCCAGAAGCGCCCTCACCTCCTCCACCCAGCCCCGGCCTATCATATCATCCACCCTCTTATCTATCCTAGCATAAAGCTCCCCCCGGGGGGCAGTGAGACCGATGATGAGAAACCTATAGGGGGGAGGCCTCTTCTCCCGGCCCCTGACCCCTGCCCGGGCCAGCTCCAGGGCCCGGATGGCCCGGCGGACATTCCGGGGGTCAATCCTGGAGGCAACCTCGGGGTCCATGGCCCTGAGCTCGTCAAAGAGGGGGCCGATGCCCTCCCTCCGGACTCTCTCCTCCATCTCCTGGCGGAAGGCGCTATCAGGGGGGACCCGGGGCACCTGCCACCC
The Chloroflexota bacterium DNA segment above includes these coding regions:
- the dapF gene encoding diaminopimelate epimerase yields the protein MRFVKLQASGNDFILVDWRGQPGRDWPALARRLCHRQLGVGGDGLLLVLSSRKADLSMRLFNPDGSEAETSGNGLRCFAKYAVEAGLAPRDGVKVETRAGIKTIVPFLQRGKVARARVNMGTPRLAPKDIPADLPLDITQALDYQLKVGGRVLRASLVSMGNPHAVAFIRGDVSAFPLARLGPLVESHPLFPQRTNFEVARVVSRREIEARVWERGVGETLSCGTGASAIMVAARLLDKVAEEVSIRLPGGTLGLSWDGEGDVYLTGYVEQVFEGEIAEDWL
- the miaA gene encoding tRNA (adenosine(37)-N6)-dimethylallyltransferase MiaA, producing MNPVLVVVGPTGVGKSRLALEMAQKLGGEIINADSRQVYRYMDIGTGKPGPQDRALVSHHLLDIVDPDQEFSLALFQPRAYQAIEVVLQRAKLPILVGGTGQYIWGVVEGWQVPRVPPDSAFRQEMEERVRREGIGPLFDELRAMDPEVASRIDPRNVRRAIRALELARAGVRGREKRPPPYRFLIIGLTAPRGELYARIDKRVDDMIGRGWVEEVRALLDKGYSPSLPALSSVGYREIMGYLRGEAGLPQAVQRIKYATHSFARRQSAWFRLDDPRISWLEARGGEVERAFALVKEAFEVR